One Spinacia oleracea cultivar Varoflay chromosome 4, BTI_SOV_V1, whole genome shotgun sequence DNA segment encodes these proteins:
- the LOC110800988 gene encoding kinesin-like protein KIN-14S produces the protein MGEQTVEIVRENGNSDTFLESANEKPLSEQSDRVEESTNSTDARQFLNESQAVSVDGEPKLRLKKIDDIRDKVKTLRKEHTTLSDEVKDITSKQFPEVLNTLQHLSEEHTLLKNKYVEECELLKKKYIDEYAERKRLYNEVIELKGNIRVFCRCRPLNQDETANGSTSVVEIPPSQDHDLNVTCADSSKKQFKFDHVFGPHANQEEVFAQTSPIVTSVLDGYNVCIFAYGQTGTGKTFTMEGTSENRGVNYRTLEELFRIANQRSGTMRYELFVSMLEVYNEKIKDLLVEHTSEPKKLEIKQSSEGTQEIPGLVEAHVYGTDEVWELLKTGSRVRSVGSTNANEFSSRSHCLLRVTVKGENLVNGQRTKSNLWLVDLAGSERVGRIEVEGERLKESQFINKSLSALGDVISALATKTAHVPYRNSKLTHMLQSSLGGDCKTLMFVQISPSAADLGETLCSLNFASRVKGIEYGPARKQTDFSELLKYKHLAEKSKHDEKETKKLQDNVQSLQLRLSAREHICRNLQEKVRDLENRLAEERKTRQVQENRAAASIRQPRQAQKTTEKRPPLGPSNMRMPLRKISNYVAPPSPVQTKKTSTFSSRFMGSYDGKENNSNGPNTRAIRGPRRSIAPRSSTEAAMAPPLQPKRRVSIAAFRPEPSYHGTPMSSNSKHESATGHSLVRELSRVRRFSKMFSPLPETRAVTTTSSSVEATPMSSRRFMASPPPQQQGSWRPKHPTVVALQKKPVVWSPLKFRGMKNFRKSIV, from the exons ATGGGTG AACAAACAGTTGAAATCGTTCGTGAAAATGGCAACTCCGATACATTTTTGGAGTCAGCAAATGAAAAACCACTATCTGAACAAAGCG ATAGAGTGGAGGAAAGTACGAATTCTACTGATGCACGTCAATTTTTGAACGAGTCCCAAGCAGTCTCGGTTGATGGAGAGCCTAAGCTTCGTCTAAAGAAAATTGATGATATCAGGGACAAAGTTAAG ACTTTGAGAAAGGAACATACAACTCTATCTGACGAGGTCAAAGATATAACGAGCAAACAATTCCCCGAAGTTCTGAATACTCTTCAGCATCTAA GTGAGGAGCATACGCTTTTAAAGAACAAGTACGTGGAAGAGTGTGAGCTTTTAAAGAAAAAGTATATTGATGAATATGCTGAAAGGAAGAGGCTGTACAATGAAGTGATTGAGCTGAAAGGAAATATTAGGGTCTTCTGTCGATGCAGACCATTGAACCAAGATGAAACTGCCAATGGGTCGACTTCTGTTGTTGAAATCCCCCCTTCCCAGGATCATGATTTGAATGTAACTTGTGCTGATTCTTCAAAGAAACAGTTCAAGTTTGACCATGTATTTGGCCCCCATGCCAACCAAG AGGAGGTCTTTGCACAAACATCTCCAATTGTTACCTCTGTGTTGGATGGCTACAATGTTTGCATTTTTGCCTATGGACAAACTGGAACTGGAAAGACCTTTACCATGGAAGGGACATCAGAGAATAGAGGGGTTAATTACAGAACTTTGGAGGAGTTATTTAGAATTGCTAATCAGAGAAGTGGTACCATGAGATATGAGCTGTTTGTCAGCATGTTGGAGGTCTATAATGAAAAAATAAAGGACCTCCTGGTAGAGCATACCAGTGAACCTAAGAA GTTAGAGATTAAGCAATCTTCAGAAGGCACACAAGAAATCCCTGGTCTAGTTGAAGCACATGTTTATGGTACAGATGAAGTATGGGAATTACTCAAGACTGGAAGCCGTGTCAGATCTGTTGGATCAACCAATGCAAATGAATTCAGTAGTCGTTCCCATTG CTTGCTGCGTGTGACTGTGAAAGGAGAAAATTTAGTAAATGGGCAAAGGACAAAGAGCAACCTTTGGTTGGTAGATTTGGCTGGAAGTGAGCGGGTTGGGAGAATTGAAGTTGAAGGTGAAAGACTCAAGGAGTCTCAGTTCATCAATAAATCCCTCTCTGCTCTTGGTGATGTCATCTCTGCTCTTGCAACTAAAACAGCCCATGTCCCATACAG aAACTCGAAGCTTACGCACATGCTGCAGAGCTCTTTAG GTGGCGATTGCAAGACCCTCATGTTCGTCCAGATTAGTCCTAGCGCTGCAGACTTGGGCGAGACTTTATGCTCCCTGAACTTTGCTAGCCGAGTCAAGGGAATTGAATATGGTCCAGCTCGCAAGCAGACAGATTTTTCTGAGCTCCTCAAGTATAAGCATCTG GCTGAGAAGTCAAAGCATGATGAAAAAGAAACAAAGAAACTGCAGGACAATGTACAATCTTTGCAGCTAAGGCTTTCTGCCAGAGAGCATATCTGCAGAAATCTCCAGGAGAAG GTGCGAGACCTTGAGAATAGACTGGCAGAAGAGAGGAAAACTAGACAGGTACAGGAAAATAGAGCTGCTGCTTCAATCAGACAGCCAAGACAGGCACAAAAGACCACAGAGAAAAGGCCACCACTGGGTCCTTCAAATATGAGGATGCCATTGCGAAAGATATCCAATTACGTGGCCCCACCATCGCCTGTCCAGACCAAGAAAACCTCTACCTTTTCTTCTCGTTTCATGGGTTCATACGATGGTAAAGAAAACAATTCCAATGGACCAAATACAAGAGCCATTAGGGGTCCACGAAGGTCTATTGCTCCGAGATCATCCACTGAAGCAGCAATGGCACCACCTTTGCAGCCTAAAAGAAGGGTGTCCATAGCAGCCTTCCGTCCAGAACCAAGTTACCATGGTACACCTATGAGCAGTAATTCAAAACACGAGAGTGCAACAGGGCACTCACTTGTTAGGGAGTTGTCAAGGGTAAGGCGGTTTTCAAAGATGTTTTCTCCTCTGCCAGAGACAAGAGCTGTAACTACTACTAGTTCCTCAGTGGAAGCAACACCTATGAGTAGTAGGAGGTTTATGGCAAGCCCTCCTCCTCAACAACAGGGTTCATGGAGGCCAAAGCACCCAACTGTTGTTGCCCTGCAGAAAAAGCCAGTTGTTTGGAGTCCTTTGAAGTTTCGAGGCATGAAGAATTTCCGGAAGTCTATAGTATGA
- the LOC110800993 gene encoding uncharacterized protein, protein MASSSQPSLLSYHHSCCCSTSNSNSTPIARFPSSISLSKLHGSCKTQIPRNLSLSLTKTHAKFDKFEGGEDSPVQLQDELIQQEQEGFSDQQVKEEDDDCLPSDLVGAVRQSGQASASFVDAGGSRAIVELLIPQLQFLDDEGAQADLWELSRVFIDTLIEETGCQNVKAIFPDTGAAALLKYQWKDAAFGFSSLSDRKPVQDEDEIIVMVVPDYQMLEYVQKIATLLADDPPRPLIMWNPRLVSEDVGVGFNVRKLRRYFLRTFSVVYSMRPFPTGAVFRCYPGLWKVFYDDKDRMGRYLLAKELISRPDAGELEGIFGDVQEKTEDGPSIFARAAGIFNSINRFMRVISK, encoded by the exons ATGGCCAGTTCTTCACAGCCAAGCTTGTTGAGCTACCACCATAGTTGCTGCTGTTCAACCTCTAATTCCAATTCTACCCCCATCGCTCGTTTCCCCTCTTCAATATCTCTCTCCAAACTTCATGGATCCTGCAAAACTCAGATTCCCAGAAATCTTTCCTTATCTCTGACTAAAACTCATGCAAAATTTGACAAATTCGAGGGCGGCGAGGACAGCCCTGTACAGCTGCAGGACGAACTAATACAACAAGAACAAGAAGGGTTTTCTGATCAACAAGTtaaagaagaagatgatga TTGCTTGCCTTCAGATTTGGTGGGTGCGGTTCGACAATCAGGTCAAGCTAGTGCTTCATTCGTGGATGCTGGAGGATCAAGAGCCATC GTTGAACTTCTAATACCTCAGCTGCAATTTTTGGATGATGAAGGTGCACAAGCTGACCTATGGGAACTATCAAGGGTTTTTATTGATACGCTTATTGAAGAAACAGGATGCCAG AATGTAAAAGCAATATTTCCGGACACAGGAGCTGCTGCACTTCTGAAGTACCAGTGGAAAGATGCCGCCTTTGGATTCTCTAG CTTAAGTGATAGGAAGCCTGTACAAGATGAAGATGAGATTATTGTCATGGTGGTTCCTGATTATCAGATGTTGGAATATGTACAGAAGATTGCTACTCTTCTCGCAGATGATCCG CCAAGACCTCTCATCATGTGGAATCCACGCCTTGTCAGTGAAGATGTGGGAGTTGGCTTTAACGTTCGGAAGTTAAGACGCTACTTCCTGAG AACATTTTCCGTGGTTTATTCAATGAGACCTTTTCCAACTGGTGCAGTGTTTAGGTGTTATCCTGG ATTATGGAAGGTCTTTTATGATGACAAGGACAGGATGGGCAGGTATCTGCTTGCTAAAGAACTAATTAGCCGTCCTGATGCTGGAGAACTAGAG GGAATTTTCGGAGATGTTCAAGAGAAGACAGAAGACGGACCATCTATATTTGCTAGAGCAGCAGGCATATTCAACTCAATAAATAGGTTCATGAGAGTCATATCAAAATAA
- the LOC110800989 gene encoding microtubule-binding protein TANGLED — MVARTPPKQRKIMVAPPLSPTLLRETVKKVDQCMARLQELQYTVTGGNKVVAGVKLSPRSTKAYLKTSLRCKQESMRIRNNGSKKSPTGKLPASVTGDWRRMSLSAMLVGETVAEILEASKVTREIMRNSNIEDPKTPLPRKQRSNLEKTPLETRRKREKQHQFRIVRAESSTPSVRRARSRINFKVSPEKRSEIASSSSMRYNVANRVSPKHKPWAKKAVLFPNPVFQSSSPTSQKQQFSKTKSPLVAAKKRETPHKFLVKSPVKIKSPQKGFISVSPVSLGRRKSPPKPPSSMASKLRRSLSPSRLVNRFVSPLKGRRSSMNTSHDGLMMMNGVKQRPPPLMMMPMRFSAPRTVVGAAN; from the exons ATGGTGGCGAGAACCCCACCAAAACAGAGGAAGATAATGGTGGCTCCTCCTCTAAGCCCTACTCTTCTCAGAGAAACTGTTAAAAAG GTGGATCAATGTATGGCAAGATTGCAAGAGCTTCAATATACAGTTACTGGAGGTAACAAAGTTGTTGCTGGAGTTAAACTTAGTCCTCGCAGTACTAAAGCTTACTTGAAAACAAGTCTCAGATGCAAGCAAGAATCTATGAG AATTAGAAATAATGGATCGAAGAAATCTCCAACTGGAAAATTACCAGCAAGTGTGACAG GGGATTGGAGAAGAATGTCATTATCAGCAATGTTAGTCGGTGAAACAGTAGCAGAAATCCTGGAAGCAAGTAAAGTTACAAGAGAAATCATGAGAAATTCCAACATTGAAGATCCAAAAACCCCTCTGCCTCGAAAACAGCGGTCAAACCTCGAAAAGACACCCCTCGAAACTCGAAGGAAGAGAGAAAAACAGCATCAATTCCGTATCGTTCGAGCAGAATCGAGCACCCCATCTGTTCGAAGGGCTCGATCGAGGATCAATTTCAAGGTTTCGCCAGAAAAAAGATCAGAGATTGCTAGTAGTAGTAGCATGAGATATAATGTGGCAAACAGGGTATCACCAAAACATAAACCTTGGGCTAAAAAGGCAGTGCTTTTCCCAAATCCTGTGTTTCAATCATCATCACCCACTTCACAAAAGCAGCAATTTTCCAAGACGAAATCTCCATTGGTTGctgcaaaaaagagagaaactcCTCATAAGTTTTTGGTTAAATCCCCTGTTAAAATCAAGAGCCCACAAAAGGGTTTCATCTCTGTTTCCCCTGTTTCTTTGGGTAGAAGAAAATCACCCCCGAAACCGCCTTCTTCAATGGCATCGAAGCTAAGGAGATCGCTATCGCCTTCGAGGTTGGTGAATCGATTCGTGTCTCCGTTGAAAGGAAGAAGGAGTTCGATGAATACTAGTCATGATggtttgatgatgatgaatgGGGTGAAACAGAGGCCTCCTCCTTTGATGATGATGCCAATGAGATTTTCTGCTCCTAGAACTGTTGTTGGAGCTGCAAATTAG
- the LOC110800992 gene encoding pentatricopeptide repeat-containing protein At3g05340, whose translation MKPRWISHELSSLIHPLYFSLSSFTRNITTLPNFNPTPCILTHIHTSRLLSKFGREGNLRLGSSLHSTIIKNYYYYDPKNCNEPRTGIVVWNSLLSMYAKCRALRDALKVFDEMPMRDAVSWNSVISGFLSNREFGIGFLYFRDMVELGIGQLDQATFTTVLSACDGLDSIRVSKMVHGLVIRSGYGCEIAIGNALITSYFKCGCSGSGERVFHEMGERNVVSWTAVISGLVQSGLCEDSLNVFIKMRGTSVDPNSVTYSSLLSACASLQVLQEGKQIHGLVLKQGSESDFCIESALMDMYSKCGSMGDALQIFYSADKLDEVSMTIVLAGLAQNGLEEEAIQIFTKMIRAGIDIDPNTISAILGVFGTDTSLAFGQQIHSLVIKKRFGTNVFVSNGLINMYSKCGKLEDSMKAFSRMCQRNSVSWNSIIAAFARHGDGLKAIQLYEEMLLAGVEPTDVTFISLLHACSHVGLVDKGMKFFESMSKIHQINPRMEHYACVIDMLGRAGLLSEAKSFVANLPVNPGILVWQALLGACAICGDSEMGKYAADQLLLLEPDNPAPFVQLANIYSCEGSWRDRAKTIKRMKEVGLSKETGKSWIEIERKVHSFVVCDQMHPQAEIIYAILAELYLQLADEGYKPDKRFIVYYTGQNEEASLPEAIGSAVNLGPDIET comes from the coding sequence ATGAAACCCAGATGGATATCTCACGAATTGTCCTCTCTAATCCATCCTCtctatttttctctctcctctttcacgCGAAATATCACGACTTTACCAAATTTCAACCCCACTCCATGTATTCTCACCCACATTCATACAAGCCGTCTTCTTTCGAAATTTGGAAGAGAAGGAAATCTTCGTCTGGGTTCATCTCTTCACTCTACAATCATTAAAAACTATTACTATTATGACCCTAAAAATTGCAATGAACCCAGAACTGGGATTGTTGTTTGGAACTCCCTGCTTTCTATGTATGCAAAATGCCGGGCGCTAAGGGATGCTCTTAAGGTGTTTGATGAAATGCCCATGAGAGATGCTGTCTCATGGAATTCAGTTATTTCTGGGTTTTTGAGTAACAGGGAGTTTGGAATTGGGTTTCTGTATTTCAGGGATATGGTTGAATTGGGTATTGGCCAGCTTGATCAAGCTACTTTCACTACTGTTTTATCAGCTTGTGATGGACTGGATTCTATTAGGGTGAGTAAAATGGTTCATGGGTTGGTGATTCGGAGTGGTTATGGATGTGAGATCGCTATTGGAAATGCTTTGATAACGTCGTATTTCAAATGTGGGTGTTCTGGCTCTGGGGAGCGAGTTTTTCATGAAATGGGTGAGCGGAATGTTGTTAGTTGGACTGCTGTAATTTCTGGTTTAGTGCAAAGTGGACTGTGCGAGGATAGTTTGAATGTGTTCATAAAAATGCGTGGCACATCGGTGGATCCTAATTCTGTGACGTATTCGAGCTTGTTATCGGCTTGTGCTAGTTTACAGGTTCTACAAGAAGGGAAACAAATTCATGGGCTAGTGTTAAAACAGGGATCTGAATCTGATTTCTGTATCGAGAGTGCACTAATGGACATGTACTCTAAATGTGGAAGCATGGGAGATGCCTTGCAGATTTTTTACTCTGCAGATAAGCTTGATGAGGTTTCCATGACAATTGTGCTTGCTGGTTTAGCTCAAAACGGGCTTGAAGAAGAAGCCATCCAAATCTTTACCAAAATGATTAGAGCAGGGATCGACATTGATCCAAATACGATTTCTGCTATTCTTGGTGTGTTTGGTACAGACACTTCTTTGGCTTTTGGGCAGCAGATTCACTCATTGGTTATCAAAAAGAGATTTGGCACAAACGTTTTCGTTAGCAATGGACTCATAAACATGTATTCCAAGTGTGGGAAATTGGAGGATTCGATGAAAGCTTTCAGTCGGATGTGTCAGAGGAACTCAGTTTCTTGGAATTCTATAATAGCAGCGTTTGCTCGTCATGGCGATGGACTGAAAGCCATTCAATTGTATGAAGAAATGTTATTGGCAGGAGTAGAACCTACCGATGTTACATTCATATCTTTGCTACATGCTTGCAGTCACGTTGGTCTAGTTGATAAAGGCATGAAGTTCTTTGAATCAATGAGCAAAATTCATCAAATCAATCCAAGAATGGAACATTATGCTTGTGTCATTGATATGTTAGGAAGAGCCGGGCTTCTTAGTGAAGCTAAAAGTTTTGTAGCTAACTTACCAGTAAACCCTGGAATTCTTGTATGGCAAGCTCTGCTTGGCGCTTGTGCCATCTGTGGTGACTCTGAAATGGGAAAATATGCTGCTGATCAATTGCTGCTGCTAGAACCTGATAACCCTGCTCCGTTTGTACAGTTGGCGAATATATATTCATGTGAAGGGAGTTGGAGAGATAGAGCAAAGACTATAAAGAGAATGAAAGAGGTGGGCTTGTCCAAGGAAACTGGTAAAAGTTGGATCGAAATTGAGAGAAAAGTTCATAGCTTTGTTGTATGTGACCAGATGCATCCACAAGCTGAGATCATTTACGCTATTCTTGCAGAGTTATATCTGCAACTGGCAGATGAAGGATACAAACCAGATAAGAGGTTCATCGTGTATTACACGGGTCAGAATGAAGAGGCGAGTCTACCTGAAGCTATTGGTAGTGCAGTCAACTTAGGACCAGATATAGAAACATAA